A portion of the Chondrinema litorale genome contains these proteins:
- a CDS encoding serine hydrolase domain-containing protein, protein MTRKNNSAGNSFNQSLLNAAIEKVTNNISKGTYGIINSLIISRDNGIVLESYFNGYSRTSKHEFQSVTKSIQALLVGIALKEDFIKSIDEPIINYLSRYKNIDWSEGKDKITIRHLLEMTAGLSWNEGEVTYQSLENHSNMLAWSGNWIEFALGRPMLYKPGEVFQYSSANPIIISAILNEVTGMLHEEFAYKYLYKPLSITDFNYHRSINDNSILADVEMCPIDMAKIGLLVSNKGKWEGEQIVSSEWATEILEEHVHFKEDAVKYGFCWWIDSINCYSKQFKLYYAWGYGSQHIFIIPELSLVMVCTGKNYNVNKHQGPFELLRNEIVPIFV, encoded by the coding sequence ATGACAAGAAAAAATAATAGCGCTGGTAATAGCTTTAATCAGAGTCTTTTAAATGCTGCAATTGAAAAAGTTACAAACAATATTAGTAAGGGTACATATGGAATTATAAATAGCTTGATAATTAGTAGAGATAATGGAATTGTGCTAGAAAGCTATTTTAATGGATATAGTAGGACTTCTAAACATGAGTTCCAGTCTGTAACCAAAAGTATTCAGGCACTATTAGTTGGAATAGCTTTAAAAGAAGACTTTATTAAAAGTATTGATGAGCCCATTATAAATTATCTTTCTCGGTATAAAAATATTGATTGGTCTGAAGGTAAAGATAAAATTACCATTCGGCATTTACTAGAAATGACAGCCGGTTTAAGCTGGAACGAAGGTGAAGTAACTTACCAGAGTTTAGAAAACCACAGTAATATGTTGGCATGGAGTGGAAACTGGATTGAATTTGCTTTAGGAAGGCCAATGTTATATAAGCCGGGAGAAGTTTTTCAGTACAGTAGTGCCAATCCTATAATTATTTCTGCCATTTTAAATGAAGTTACAGGTATGCTTCATGAAGAATTTGCCTACAAATATCTTTACAAGCCATTAAGTATTACAGATTTTAATTATCACCGCTCTATAAATGATAATAGCATTTTAGCCGATGTAGAAATGTGTCCGATAGATATGGCAAAAATAGGATTGCTAGTGAGTAATAAAGGAAAATGGGAAGGTGAACAGATAGTATCTTCTGAGTGGGCTACAGAGATATTAGAAGAACATGTTCATTTTAAAGAGGATGCTGTAAAATATGGTTTTTGCTGGTGGATAGACTCAATCAATTGTTATTCTAAACAATTTAAATTGTACTATGCATGGGGTTATGGTAGCCAGCATATTTTTATTATTCCAGAGCTATCGCTTGTAATGGTATGCACAGGTAAAAACTACAATGTAAATAAGCACCAAGGCCCTTTTGAATTGCTACGAAACGAAATTGTACCCATTTTCGTTTAA
- a CDS encoding tetratricopeptide repeat protein — protein sequence MKIAFQSIVFVLAAHFAIAQADMQSTHPDATNCDEQGYCWGDKREEGKVKFAMYSDRYNFGDYAWKEAEPSLDWLITNIPYLTYTMYVNGYKIYEYLVDNAETEEEKIKYQDKLLSLLDKRVTYFGNEAEVLQRKGLKAYSYLLKREEAHYDELFDLYTKIYELNGKDTYKNNLLYLMAMANTQYKRKKIDDDTFMDYLDKVGATIDENKKGADAKEVESWNKIADQIDGFIPDELLDCEMVTERMGEKLKAEPDNYELAKKTLKYLVQGKCYDAPIFLQAAEKVYEEDKTGGLASIIAKKYASSKEYDKALEWYDKGIESYADDKEKQGEFYFEKAQLYSVLGRMSDARAAAVKAAEMSPDNKSKAYTLIGDLYMSSGNVCNESNPVKFRAIYLAAYDAYSIAGANGKMSSAMKQFPSMEEIHTAGMKLGDSIDVGCWIGGKTEIRKRI from the coding sequence ATGAAAATTGCGTTTCAATCAATTGTTTTTGTATTAGCCGCACATTTTGCGATAGCTCAGGCAGATATGCAGAGTACACATCCTGATGCTACAAATTGTGATGAACAAGGCTATTGTTGGGGTGATAAAAGAGAAGAAGGCAAGGTGAAATTTGCCATGTATTCCGATAGGTACAATTTCGGAGACTATGCATGGAAAGAGGCCGAACCTTCACTCGACTGGTTGATCACCAATATTCCATACCTTACTTACACCATGTATGTAAATGGTTATAAAATTTATGAGTATTTAGTAGATAATGCTGAAACTGAAGAAGAAAAAATTAAATATCAGGATAAGCTCTTAAGCTTATTAGATAAGAGAGTTACTTATTTTGGTAATGAGGCTGAAGTTCTTCAAAGAAAAGGTTTAAAAGCTTATAGTTATCTCTTAAAGAGAGAAGAAGCACATTACGACGAGCTATTTGATTTGTATACTAAGATATACGAATTAAATGGAAAAGATACTTATAAAAATAACTTGCTCTATTTAATGGCAATGGCCAATACTCAGTATAAGCGTAAAAAGATAGACGATGATACTTTTATGGATTACTTGGATAAAGTAGGTGCAACCATTGATGAAAATAAGAAAGGAGCAGATGCTAAAGAAGTTGAAAGCTGGAATAAAATAGCTGATCAGATAGACGGCTTTATTCCGGATGAGCTGTTAGACTGTGAGATGGTTACTGAGAGAATGGGAGAAAAGTTAAAAGCTGAACCAGATAATTACGAATTAGCTAAAAAAACTTTAAAGTATCTGGTACAAGGAAAATGCTACGATGCCCCAATATTTTTACAAGCAGCAGAGAAAGTTTATGAAGAGGACAAAACTGGTGGCTTAGCGAGTATTATTGCAAAAAAATATGCAAGCTCAAAAGAATACGACAAAGCTTTAGAATGGTACGATAAGGGTATTGAATCTTATGCTGATGACAAAGAAAAACAAGGCGAGTTCTATTTTGAAAAAGCTCAGTTATATAGCGTATTAGGTAGAATGAGCGATGCTCGCGCGGCAGCGGTAAAAGCTGCTGAAATGTCTCCAGATAACAAGAGTAAGGCTTATACACTTATTGGAGATTTATACATGTCTTCAGGGAATGTTTGTAACGAATCTAACCCTGTGAAATTTAGAGCAATATATCTTGCTGCTTATGATGCTTACTCTATTGCAGGTGCCAATGGCAAAATGTCAAGTGCAATGAAGCAATTCCCATCAATGGAAGAAATACATACAGCAGGTATGAAACTAGGTGATTCAATTGATGTTGGCTGTTGGATTGGCGGAAAAACTGAAATTAGAAAAAGAATCTAA
- a CDS encoding cystathionine gamma-synthase, which produces MTYMKFGTKAVHAGVEPDPTTGAIMTPIYQTSTYVQESPGKHKGYEYARTQNPTRDALQASLAALENGKYGLCYATGLAATDTIMKTLRPGDEVICTNDMYGGTYRLFTTVFQPFGIKFIFVPMAEAESVEQYVTDKTKMVWVETPTNPLMNVIDIEKIAAITKKHEVLLTVDNTFATPYLQNPLDLGADIVMHSVTKYLGGHSDTVMGAIITNNEKLYESYKFLQNAAGGTPGPQDCFLVLRGIKTLHLRMRQHCINGKAVAEFLEQHPLVGKVYYPGLESHKGYEIAKKQMRDFGGMVSFTLKDDKVTTAIKTLENFNLFALAESLGGVESLCGHPASMTHASIPPEERKKSGLSDSLIRLSVGIEDTEDLIADLKQAIESASKA; this is translated from the coding sequence ATTACATATATGAAATTTGGAACCAAAGCAGTGCATGCCGGTGTAGAACCAGACCCAACTACAGGTGCGATTATGACACCGATTTACCAAACTAGTACTTATGTGCAGGAGTCACCGGGTAAACATAAAGGTTATGAGTATGCCAGAACACAAAACCCAACAAGAGATGCTTTACAAGCAAGTTTGGCTGCATTAGAAAATGGCAAATATGGTTTGTGTTATGCAACAGGTTTAGCAGCTACAGATACCATTATGAAAACCCTAAGACCGGGAGATGAAGTTATCTGTACGAATGATATGTATGGAGGTACTTATCGTTTGTTTACTACGGTTTTTCAACCATTTGGCATTAAGTTCATATTTGTGCCAATGGCAGAAGCTGAATCTGTAGAACAATATGTAACAGATAAAACTAAAATGGTATGGGTAGAGACACCTACAAATCCATTAATGAATGTGATAGATATTGAAAAAATTGCTGCTATCACAAAAAAGCATGAAGTATTGCTTACAGTAGATAACACTTTTGCTACTCCATATTTGCAAAACCCGCTTGATCTTGGTGCAGACATCGTGATGCACTCAGTTACAAAATACCTTGGTGGCCACTCAGATACTGTAATGGGAGCTATCATTACCAATAATGAGAAGTTGTATGAGTCTTACAAGTTTTTACAAAATGCGGCTGGTGGCACTCCTGGTCCTCAAGATTGTTTTTTGGTTTTAAGAGGAATAAAGACACTACATCTAAGAATGAGACAGCATTGCATTAATGGAAAAGCAGTAGCTGAGTTTCTTGAGCAGCATCCTTTGGTTGGTAAAGTGTATTATCCGGGTTTAGAGTCTCATAAAGGCTATGAAATTGCTAAGAAGCAAATGAGAGATTTTGGTGGAATGGTTTCTTTTACCTTAAAAGATGATAAAGTAACTACAGCCATTAAAACATTAGAGAATTTTAATCTTTTTGCTTTAGCAGAATCGCTAGGAGGTGTAGAATCTCTTTGTGGTCATCCTGCATCAATGACACACGCTAGTATTCCACCAGAAGAGCGCAAAAAATCTGGCTTAAGCGATTCCTTAATCCGTTTAAGTGTTGGTATCGAAGATACTGAAGATTTAATTGCAGATTTAAAACAAGCCATAGAGTCTGCTAGTAAGGCATAA
- a CDS encoding T9SS type A sorting domain-containing protein: MKLITRLFLLLLIFYANSIYAQSFTFTLSDSIEIVKEGENYFNAWAGGLNAAQISKIDLDNDGVEDVLVYDRTTYKLSTFLNSNDTLKYAPYLETQFPEVNYWVLLKDFDGDGFKDLFTGASSGITVYKNKGFSNGKITWELFKDVVRTLGFSGSQINLKVDITDIPAIVDVDNDGDLDIFNFVPSFGGSIEFHQNLSMETYGTADSLIYEKVTDKWGNLYECGNCLDYFFDGGSSCRVAAIEHAGSALLLFDKDNDGDQDLYIGEVDCTNLVAVTNKGTSESVLFEDYDLDFPTDAPIDMIFPGSYYEDVDYDGKEDLIVSPNIFSNDLNEVDFSNSIWYYKNTGIDTAEFTLVQKNFLQDNMLDLGEGTSPAVADEDGDGDLDLFVANKGRMNNGNFYATLFLYENTGTDEQPVFELKDEDYLGLSKFAYTELKIQFADIDGDGLQDLAYTAYQSGTSLSIRYMLNRATSESEPLDYSTNQIVKLGFTVNRLDEVHFTDVDKDGEIDILLGKFQGGVLSYYRNSGNLVFEDPIDGFGGITYNNLRRELSLETADLDGDGSLELITGDRSGELRIYPNFQNEIETTFTTIEDTIYDSTNKVYVEYYFGTGIYPVVFGKDIILGTEAGGLRYLKNTKVEDDDIVSGIEDELDDDVIVVFPNPAVSSFNISSTVNGFLNIYANDGKLILENVELNANEDKIIKVSSWPEGLYILRILSNHAVSTKKLLIKK, translated from the coding sequence ATGAAACTTATTACCCGTTTATTTTTACTTCTACTTATTTTTTACGCAAACAGCATTTATGCTCAGTCGTTTACTTTTACTCTTAGCGATTCCATAGAAATAGTTAAGGAGGGTGAAAATTATTTTAATGCGTGGGCAGGAGGGTTAAATGCTGCTCAAATAAGTAAGATTGATTTAGATAATGATGGTGTCGAAGATGTTTTAGTTTATGACAGGACAACCTATAAGCTAAGTACTTTTCTTAATTCTAATGATACACTTAAATATGCACCCTATTTAGAAACACAATTTCCTGAGGTAAACTACTGGGTACTTTTAAAAGATTTTGATGGAGATGGGTTTAAAGATTTATTTACTGGAGCTAGTTCGGGTATTACAGTTTATAAGAATAAGGGTTTTAGTAATGGGAAAATAACTTGGGAGCTTTTTAAAGATGTTGTAAGAACATTGGGCTTTTCAGGTTCACAGATAAACCTGAAAGTAGATATTACAGATATTCCTGCAATTGTAGATGTAGATAATGATGGCGATCTGGATATTTTCAATTTTGTGCCTTCATTTGGGGGGTCAATAGAGTTTCACCAAAACCTAAGTATGGAAACCTATGGAACTGCTGATAGTTTAATTTATGAAAAAGTTACTGATAAATGGGGGAATTTGTATGAGTGTGGAAACTGCCTAGACTATTTTTTTGATGGAGGTTCATCTTGTAGAGTCGCAGCAATAGAACATGCAGGTTCAGCTTTATTATTATTTGATAAAGATAATGATGGTGATCAGGATTTGTATATAGGCGAGGTAGATTGTACAAATCTGGTTGCAGTAACAAATAAAGGAACTTCAGAGTCTGTACTTTTTGAAGATTATGATTTAGACTTCCCAACAGATGCACCAATAGACATGATTTTTCCTGGGAGCTATTATGAGGATGTAGATTATGATGGCAAAGAGGATTTAATAGTAAGTCCTAATATTTTTTCTAATGATTTAAATGAAGTTGATTTCTCTAATTCTATTTGGTATTACAAAAATACTGGAATCGATACTGCTGAGTTTACACTAGTTCAGAAGAATTTTTTGCAAGATAATATGCTGGATTTGGGCGAAGGCACGAGCCCGGCAGTAGCAGATGAAGATGGAGATGGTGATCTGGATTTATTTGTTGCCAACAAAGGCAGAATGAATAATGGGAATTTTTATGCAACACTGTTCTTATATGAAAACACAGGTACAGATGAACAACCTGTTTTCGAACTAAAAGATGAGGATTATTTGGGGCTATCTAAGTTCGCTTATACAGAGTTAAAAATTCAGTTTGCAGATATAGATGGAGACGGTTTGCAAGATTTAGCTTATACAGCTTATCAATCAGGAACATCATTATCAATCAGGTATATGCTTAATAGAGCAACATCTGAAAGTGAGCCATTAGATTATAGTACAAATCAGATAGTAAAACTTGGATTTACTGTAAATAGACTGGATGAGGTACATTTTACAGATGTAGATAAAGATGGGGAGATAGATATATTATTAGGTAAGTTTCAGGGAGGAGTTCTTTCATACTATAGAAACTCAGGCAATCTAGTTTTTGAAGATCCGATAGATGGTTTTGGTGGAATTACATACAACAACCTTCGAAGAGAGTTAAGTCTAGAAACTGCTGATTTAGATGGAGACGGAAGTTTAGAATTAATTACCGGAGATCGCTCTGGAGAGTTAAGAATCTATCCAAACTTTCAGAATGAGATAGAAACTACTTTTACAACAATCGAAGATACTATTTACGATAGTACCAATAAAGTATATGTCGAGTACTACTTTGGTACAGGTATTTATCCTGTGGTATTTGGAAAAGATATTATTTTAGGTACAGAAGCTGGCGGACTTCGCTATTTGAAAAATACAAAAGTGGAAGATGATGACATAGTGAGTGGAATAGAAGATGAGTTGGATGATGATGTTATTGTGGTTTTTCCAAACCCTGCCGTTAGTTCATTTAATATCAGTTCAACTGTAAATGGATTTCTAAATATCTATGCAAACGATGGTAAGTTAATTTTGGAGAATGTAGAACTTAATGCCAATGAAGATAAAATAATAAAGGTATCAAGTTGGCCAGAAGGGCTATATATATTGAGAATATTAAGTAATCATGCTGTTTCAACTAAAAAATTATTAATTAAAAAGTGA
- the rplC gene encoding 50S ribosomal protein L3, whose product MPGIIGKKVGMTSIYDENGKNMACTVIQAGPCVVTQVKSADVDGYTSVQLGFEDKKEKNTPSPLAGHFSKAGTAPKKKVKEFKDFDSSAYKAGDVITIEDVFVLGDFVDITGISKGKGFQGVVKRHGFGGVGQSTHGQHNRQRHPGAIGACSYPARVFKGLKMAGRKGNDKVKVENLKVIKIYPEQNLLVVTGAIPGAKNSYVYIEK is encoded by the coding sequence ATGCCCGGAATTATTGGTAAGAAGGTCGGAATGACCAGCATTTATGATGAGAATGGTAAAAACATGGCATGTACAGTTATTCAAGCTGGGCCATGTGTCGTTACTCAGGTAAAATCCGCTGATGTTGATGGTTATACATCAGTTCAGTTAGGGTTTGAAGACAAAAAAGAGAAAAACACTCCCAGTCCTTTAGCGGGACACTTCAGCAAAGCAGGTACTGCGCCTAAGAAAAAAGTAAAAGAATTCAAAGATTTTGATAGTTCAGCATACAAAGCTGGTGATGTAATCACTATCGAAGATGTATTTGTTCTTGGAGATTTTGTTGATATAACAGGAATTTCGAAAGGTAAAGGTTTTCAAGGTGTTGTAAAGCGTCATGGTTTTGGTGGTGTTGGCCAGTCTACACACGGTCAACATAACCGTCAAAGACACCCAGGTGCTATTGGTGCTTGTTCTTATCCAGCGAGAGTTTTTAAAGGCTTAAAAATGGCTGGTAGAAAAGGGAATGATAAAGTTAAGGTTGAAAACCTTAAAGTAATTAAAATATATCCGGAACAAAATTTACTAGTAGTTACTGGTGCAATTCCGGGTGCGAAAAATTCTTATGTATATATCGAAAAGTAA
- the rplD gene encoding 50S ribosomal protein L4 translates to MELEVFDKSGSQTGKKVSLPDSVFGIEPNDHAIYLDVKQFLANQRQGTHKSKERAEIVGSTKKLKKQKGTGTARAGSIKSPVFRGGGRVFGPKPRDYSFKLNKKLKKLARKSALSYKASGSSIAILEDFTLDAPKTKEYASILKSLNFEGKKVLLVLPEADKSIILSVRNLPKSKVTTVDSLNTYDIMNADQLLVFENSIEKFSNF, encoded by the coding sequence ATGGAACTGGAAGTTTTTGATAAAAGCGGAAGTCAGACAGGTAAAAAAGTAAGTTTACCAGACTCAGTTTTTGGTATAGAGCCAAATGATCATGCCATATACCTAGACGTAAAGCAGTTTCTTGCTAATCAACGTCAAGGGACTCATAAATCTAAGGAAAGAGCAGAAATAGTTGGATCAACCAAGAAACTTAAAAAACAAAAAGGAACTGGTACTGCCAGAGCTGGTAGTATTAAATCTCCTGTTTTTAGAGGTGGTGGTAGAGTATTTGGTCCAAAACCAAGAGATTATAGCTTTAAGCTAAACAAAAAGCTTAAAAAATTAGCTAGAAAATCAGCTCTTTCATATAAAGCTAGTGGATCTTCAATAGCAATTCTTGAAGACTTTACATTAGATGCTCCGAAAACTAAAGAATATGCTTCAATACTGAAGAGTCTTAATTTTGAGGGTAAAAAAGTGCTACTAGTTTTACCAGAAGCTGATAAATCAATCATTTTGTCAGTAAGAAATCTGCCTAAATCTAAAGTAACTACGGTTGATAGCCTAAATACTTATGATATCATGAATGCAGATCAGTTGTTGGTATTTGAAAATTCTATTGAGAAGTTTTCAAACTTTTAA
- the rplW gene encoding 50S ribosomal protein L23, with the protein MQILKKPIITEKVSALNESGVYGFVVDIKANKIQIKEAVEGKYGVTVEQVRTMNYLGKSKVRYTKAGFISGKSSDVKKAIVKLAEGEIIDIYDNV; encoded by the coding sequence ATGCAAATATTAAAAAAGCCTATCATCACAGAGAAAGTATCTGCACTTAACGAATCAGGTGTTTATGGATTTGTGGTAGATATAAAGGCAAATAAAATTCAGATAAAAGAAGCAGTAGAGGGTAAGTATGGTGTAACTGTTGAACAAGTACGCACTATGAATTATCTAGGTAAATCTAAAGTTCGCTACACTAAAGCAGGTTTTATTTCAGGAAAGAGCTCTGACGTGAAGAAAGCTATAGTAAAACTTGCCGAAGGAGAGATTATAGATATCTACGATAATGTTTAA
- the rplB gene encoding 50S ribosomal protein L2 has protein sequence MAVKKLRPITPGTRFRIAPTFSEITTDKPEKSLLAPIKKSGGRNNTGKMTMRYRGGGHKRRYRIIDFKRAKHDVSAEVLTVEYDPNRTSYISLIQYEDGEKTYILAPEGIKVGQKIITGEGVAPEVGNALPLGKIPVGSIIHNVELRPGKGAAMVRSAGGYAQLLGRTGKYVTLKLPSGETRMVLATCYATIGTVSNSDHMNEQLGKAGRKRWLGRRPRVRGVAMNPVDHPMGGGEGRSSGGHPRSRTGLYAKGKKTRSPHKYSDRLIIGKKGKK, from the coding sequence ATGGCAGTAAAGAAATTAAGGCCGATAACTCCTGGAACAAGATTCAGAATTGCTCCGACTTTCAGTGAAATTACTACAGACAAACCTGAAAAGTCATTACTCGCGCCGATAAAAAAATCCGGAGGTAGAAATAACACCGGTAAAATGACCATGAGATACAGGGGTGGTGGTCATAAAAGAAGATACCGTATTATTGATTTTAAGCGTGCTAAGCATGATGTAAGTGCTGAGGTATTAACAGTAGAATACGATCCGAACAGAACATCATACATTTCGCTTATTCAGTACGAAGATGGTGAGAAAACTTATATCTTAGCACCAGAGGGGATAAAAGTAGGGCAGAAAATTATTACTGGTGAGGGTGTTGCTCCAGAAGTTGGAAATGCATTACCATTAGGTAAGATTCCAGTAGGTTCTATTATTCATAATGTTGAATTAAGACCTGGAAAAGGTGCTGCAATGGTAAGAAGTGCAGGTGGATATGCTCAGTTACTTGGTAGAACTGGTAAGTATGTAACTCTTAAGTTACCATCAGGCGAAACAAGAATGGTGTTAGCTACTTGTTATGCAACAATCGGAACTGTATCTAACAGTGATCATATGAATGAGCAGTTAGGTAAAGCTGGTAGAAAGAGATGGTTAGGTAGAAGACCAAGAGTTAGAGGTGTTGCTATGAACCCAGTTGATCACCCAATGGGTGGTGGTGAAGGTAGATCTTCAGGTGGACACCCTAGATCTAGAACTGGTCTTTATGCAAAAGGTAAGAAAACCAGATCGCCTCATAAGTATTCTGACAGATTAATAATAGGTAAAAAAGGTAAAAAATAA
- the rpsS gene encoding 30S ribosomal protein S19: MARSLKKGPYISFSLEKKVDSINEGGKKSVIKTWSRRSMISPDFIGHTFAVHNGNKFIPVYVTENMVGHKLGEFAPTRNFRGHIAKKDKKR; the protein is encoded by the coding sequence ATGGCTAGATCATTAAAGAAAGGGCCTTATATAAGTTTCAGCCTTGAGAAAAAGGTAGATTCAATTAACGAGGGTGGAAAGAAATCAGTGATTAAAACTTGGTCTAGAAGATCAATGATTTCTCCTGATTTCATCGGACATACTTTCGCAGTGCATAATGGAAATAAATTTATTCCAGTATATGTTACTGAGAACATGGTAGGTCACAAGTTGGGTGAATTTGCTCCAACTAGGAACTTTAGAGGTCACATTGCTAAAAAAGATAAGAAAAGATAA
- the rplV gene encoding 50S ribosomal protein L22, translating to MEQARAILRNVRIAPRKMRLVVDLIRGKKVSTALNILKFESKAGAQYIEKLLLSAISNWENKNPDASIEDADLYVKEVYVTQGKTLKRFRPAPQGRAHRIRKRSNHVTLIVDSLNDTSDEGVSEAVVEDENKD from the coding sequence ATGGAACAAGCAAGAGCCATATTGAGAAATGTTCGTATTGCCCCTCGTAAGATGCGTCTTGTTGTAGACCTTATCAGAGGCAAAAAAGTGAGCACTGCCCTCAATATATTAAAATTTGAATCGAAAGCTGGAGCACAGTATATTGAGAAATTATTGCTGTCTGCTATATCTAACTGGGAAAATAAAAACCCTGATGCTTCAATTGAAGATGCCGATTTGTACGTGAAAGAAGTTTATGTTACTCAAGGTAAAACTCTTAAGAGATTTAGACCTGCACCACAAGGTAGAGCACATAGAATTAGAAAGCGTTCAAACCACGTAACTCTAATAGTTGATTCTCTGAACGATACTTCTGATGAAGGTGTATCAGAAGCGGTAGTTGAAGACGAAAACAAAGATTAA
- the rpsC gene encoding 30S ribosomal protein S3: protein MGQKVNPIGLRLGFIRGWESNWFGGKDFASKLVEDEKIRKYISARIPNPRAGISRIVIERTLKRLTITVHTARPGVVIGKAGAEVDKIKEELKKLTGKDVQINIFEIKRPELDAKLVGESVAQQISNRVSYRRAMKQAIANSMRVGAQGIKIKVSGRLGGAEMARDETYKEGRIPLHTIRANIDYAIVEAQTIYGKIGVKVWIFKGEIYGKPDLSANVDLGGSSEGRDQGNQNKRGNRRPGGRGGRQGGRRKK from the coding sequence ATGGGACAAAAAGTAAATCCAATTGGCCTTAGACTAGGATTCATCAGAGGATGGGAATCAAACTGGTTCGGAGGTAAAGATTTTGCTTCAAAACTTGTTGAAGACGAAAAGATCAGGAAATATATCAGTGCTCGTATCCCTAATCCAAGAGCGGGTATTTCTAGAATTGTAATCGAAAGAACTCTAAAGCGTCTTACAATTACAGTTCATACTGCAAGACCTGGTGTTGTTATCGGTAAAGCAGGTGCTGAGGTTGATAAAATAAAAGAAGAGTTAAAGAAACTAACTGGTAAGGATGTTCAGATCAATATCTTTGAGATTAAAAGACCTGAACTTGATGCTAAACTAGTTGGAGAATCTGTAGCTCAACAAATTAGCAACCGTGTTTCTTACAGAAGAGCAATGAAACAAGCAATTGCTAATTCAATGAGAGTGGGAGCTCAAGGTATCAAAATTAAAGTTTCAGGTAGACTTGGTGGTGCTGAGATGGCAAGAGATGAAACTTATAAAGAAGGTAGAATTCCACTTCACACTATTCGTGCTAACATCGATTATGCAATTGTAGAAGCTCAAACTATCTATGGAAAAATCGGTGTAAAAGTATGGATCTTTAAAGGAGAGATTTATGGTAAGCCTGATCTAAGTGCAAATGTTGATCTTGGTGGTTCTAGTGAGGGACGTGATCAAGGAAACCAGAACAAGAGAGGAAACAGAAGACCAGGTGGTAGAGGCGGAAGACAAGGTGGAAGAAGAAAGAAATAA
- a CDS encoding DUF429 domain-containing protein, producing MHFIGIDGCKAGWFCISFDENQNWEANIFSCISEIFNYYKEIKVALIDMPIGLPHKTKRSCDIEARKLLTRRRSSSVFPIPSRNAIYAKTYLASCQKNVVDLGVKVSKQTWNICNKIKEVDQYISKNIDAVKVLKEAHPELNFTAWNNQKPMLCNKKLKEGEIERLMILQKNLNATNEIVKYSMEEYKRSQLTKDDILDAMILALTALHYPNIASIPENEEYDVKGLKMEIVFYRK from the coding sequence ATGCATTTTATAGGTATCGATGGATGTAAAGCGGGATGGTTTTGCATTTCTTTTGACGAAAACCAGAATTGGGAAGCTAATATATTCTCCTGTATATCAGAAATCTTTAATTATTATAAAGAAATTAAAGTTGCTTTAATTGATATGCCAATTGGATTACCTCATAAAACTAAAAGAAGCTGTGATATTGAAGCAAGAAAACTTTTAACAAGGAGAAGGTCTTCAAGTGTATTTCCTATTCCCTCAAGAAATGCCATTTATGCAAAAACTTATTTAGCTTCTTGCCAGAAAAATGTAGTTGATCTTGGTGTAAAAGTCTCTAAACAGACATGGAATATCTGTAATAAGATAAAAGAAGTGGATCAATATATATCAAAAAACATTGATGCTGTAAAGGTATTAAAAGAAGCACATCCAGAACTCAACTTTACAGCTTGGAATAATCAAAAACCAATGTTATGCAATAAAAAATTAAAAGAAGGGGAAATAGAAAGATTAATGATATTACAAAAGAACTTAAATGCTACTAACGAAATAGTAAAATATTCAATGGAAGAATATAAAAGAAGTCAATTAACTAAAGATGATATTTTAGATGCAATGATTTTAGCATTAACTGCTTTGCATTATCCTAATATTGCATCTATTCCAGAAAATGAAGAATATGACGTAAAAGGATTAAAAATGGAAATTGTATTCTATAGGAAATAA